Proteins from a single region of Verrucomicrobiota bacterium JB022:
- a CDS encoding alpha/beta fold hydrolase — translation MPILDLPLDKLRTYTGRNPRPADFDAFWQQSREELATIAPEVELKPAAFQTPLAICSNLYFSGTHGARVHAKLLRPKHRPADGSPILLHFHGYSGNSGDWINLLPWVASGFTVAAMDCRGQGGLSEDIGPARGGTLYGHVVKGLDDTPDRLYYRNVFLDTARLAEVVRGLDGVNPDRVASMGGSQGGALALICAALVPEVSRTVSMHPFLCDYQRVWEMDQAKAAYIGLYEYFRRFDPRHEREVEAFTRLGYIDVQHHAPSIQAEVLMATGLMDPICPPSTQFAAYNKIRTPKDIAIYPDFHHEMLPGFYDQAYGFLGRGWVM, via the coding sequence ATGCCGATCCTTGACCTACCCCTCGACAAGCTGCGCACCTACACTGGCCGTAATCCACGGCCCGCCGACTTCGACGCCTTCTGGCAACAGTCGCGCGAGGAGCTGGCGACCATCGCGCCTGAGGTGGAGCTGAAGCCGGCCGCTTTTCAGACGCCGCTGGCCATTTGCAGCAACCTCTATTTCTCCGGCACGCACGGCGCACGCGTCCACGCCAAGCTGCTGCGGCCCAAGCATCGCCCGGCCGACGGCAGCCCCATCCTGCTGCACTTCCACGGCTACTCCGGCAACTCGGGCGACTGGATCAATCTGCTGCCGTGGGTGGCCTCCGGCTTTACCGTAGCGGCAATGGATTGCCGGGGCCAGGGCGGCTTGTCCGAAGACATCGGCCCGGCGCGCGGCGGCACGCTTTACGGGCACGTGGTTAAGGGCCTGGACGACACCCCTGATCGGCTTTACTACCGCAACGTGTTCCTAGATACCGCTCGGCTGGCGGAGGTCGTGCGCGGGCTGGACGGCGTCAATCCTGACCGCGTCGCCAGCATGGGCGGCAGCCAAGGGGGTGCGCTCGCATTGATTTGCGCCGCTCTCGTGCCGGAGGTGTCGCGCACCGTCTCGATGCACCCCTTCCTCTGCGACTATCAGCGCGTGTGGGAGATGGATCAGGCCAAGGCCGCCTACATCGGCCTCTACGAATACTTCCGCCGCTTCGACCCGCGCCACGAGCGCGAGGTGGAGGCCTTTACACGGCTCGGCTACATCGACGTGCAGCACCACGCGCCCAGCATCCAGGCGGAGGTATTGATGGCCACCGGCTTGATGGACCCGATCTGCCCGCCCTCAACCCAGTTCGCGGCCTACAACAAGATCCGCACGCCGAAGGACATAGCTATCTACCCCGATTTCCACCACGAGATGCTGCCGGGCTTCTACGACCAGGCTTACGGCTTTCTGGGTCGGGGCTGGGTGATGTAG